Sequence from the Candidatus Dependentiae bacterium genome:
GAGATACATAGTATTTACGCATTTCACGTGCTATAGTGCCAAAAATAGTTTGTCGAGCAGCTTGAGGATTTAAAAATTTATGTGCTTCTTCAATAGTAATCATAAGCTTTTTAGGTTCGTCTGCTTTTTTATGTGATCCTAAGAATTGCTCAGTTTTGCGCATATATAACGTGTGTATACGACGTGTGATAATATTAGCAATAAGCAAGTAACAAAACGTTGAAGTAAAGTTACCAAATTCTATTATTATTGAGATACCTTTATCGATATACTCTATCATGCGATCTATAACGTCGTTATGTCGTTCATGCTCAAGAGTTGATTGTATAAACGGAAAGCGCTCTATAGTTTTAAGCTTTCTATACAGTGCTGCAATAGATTCTGGATGTGCTCCGACTTCTTGAGCAAATTCCTTAAGTCTGTCGCCTTGTGACAAAAAGGTTTCAAGCCAATTCTTTTTATATTTAGCAGCTATTAAATAAGCAGCTTCGTAGGCGGTAGGGTTTAAATTAAGTTCAGTATCAAGTGAAATAATATCTTCAACAGCTAGAGCGCTATACGGTATAGTGAGCTCAACATCAGGGTTTCCGCCACGTCGCCTAGTGGAAGCTGGATCAAGAGAAAAAATTACCACTTTATCAGGAAACAGTGTCTTTAAACCTTTAACAAACGATTCCTGGTTGCCTTCTTTGCGTGCCTGTAAACCATACTCACTGTGCATGTCAAAAATAAGATTTACTGCTTTATCGTTATGAATAAGGCCTGCAAGCACTAAACGTGTTAAAAACGTTTTACCTGTCCCTGTTTTTCCAAAAATACCGTTACTACGCTCGGTAAGCTTTTCTAAATTAAGACATACAGGTGCTTCCATGTCCAGAGGGCATCCTATGGTAAAATATTTTTTACTTGGATCTTTTTCATCGCCAAAAATAAGAGCAATTTCTTGAGCAGTGGCTTCAAATACGGCAGAAAAATGTGATGGGATAGTTTTAACCGGTGCGGGTATGTTATGTGCTGTAAGCATGAGCATAGGACGTAATGTTGCCGTAGCATAAATGTCTTTGGTAGCGAGTGCTTGCTTAAGAAGTGGTTCTTGTAGTGTTGGCGGAAAAAGTAAAATATCAGGATGACTTACTTCTAACTTAAGATCAGTTATCAATGAAAAAAAACGGCTTTGATCACCATAAATTGAAACGAACTTACCCGTTTTTAAACCTTCAAGATGCGCATTACCATTAATACGCATCATAAGACCATCAGTAAGTGATCCTGCTATAATATGACCAATAGGCAGGGCTTTATTCATGAATAGGCCAACAGGGTAATATCGTCTCGATTAACCTCTAAAATGCCACCAGCGAGTGTCATAATGGTGGTAGAACCATCTTCAAGGCTTAGCTGAATTTCTTTGTTAGGTGCCAGAGGTGCTATAAGCGGGGCATGACCTGGCTGTATAACAAAATTACCTGTAGCCGTTTCTACTTCAAGCCAGTTAATTTCAAGGACTTGTGATCCTGTAGGAGAAATAAGAGTAAATTTCATAGTTGTTATAATTCGTTAGTAAGTTTTTCTGCTTTGCTAAAGGCTTCTTCTAAAGTTCCAACCATGTAAAATGCTTGCTCAGGCAAGTTATCGCATTCACCATTAACAAGTCGTTCAAAATCATGTACCGTCTTATCTTTAGGTACATAGCGTCCAGGAATGCCACTAGCAAATTCAGCTGAATGGAGCGGTTGTGTTAAAAACTTTTGAATACGTAAAGCACGTTTAACCAATTGCTTATCCTCTTCAGAAAGCTCATCGATACCCAAGATAGCAATAATGTCTTGTAGCTCTTTGTACCGTTGCAAAATAGATTGTACTTTACGAGCTACAGTATAATGCTTTTGGCCCACAATATGAGGATCGAGACCTTTAGAATTAGACTCCAGTGGATCAACTGCTGGATAAATACCAAGCTCAACTAAACGACGAGAAAGTACGGTGCTTGCATCTAAATGAATAAACGTTGTTGCTGCTGCCGGATCGGTTATATCATCAGCAGGTAAATAGACTGCTTGAATGGAAGTAATAGATCCGTTAATAGTGCTGGTAATGCGTTCTTGAAAGGCGCCCATTTCTGAAGCTAATGTTGGTTGATACCCTACCGCTGAAGGCATACGGCCAAGAACAGCTGATACTTCTGAGCCTGCTTGCACTAATCTAAATATATTATCTACAAATAACAGTACATCGCGCTTTTCGCTATCTCTAAAATATTCAGCCATAGTAAGTCCTGTAAGGCCAACACGTAAACGGGCACCGGGCATCTCTCCCATTTGGCCAAATACAAGCACTGCTTTATCAAGTACATTAAAACGTTGCATATCAAGCCAAAGCTCGTTTCCTTCACGTGTACGCTCTCCAACACCGGTAAAAACAGATACACCTTTGTGCTCAATGGCAACGTTACGAATAAGCTCAGTTACAAGCAATGTTTTACCTACGCCTGCTCCACCAAAAAGGCCAATTTTTGAACCTTTTAAATAAGGGCACATAAGGTCAATAACTTTAATACCGGTCTCTTGTATCTCGTTTTCTATGCGTTGCTCAATAAATAAAGGAGCTTCACGATGTATAGGCATAGTAAGGGTATTATTAACAGGACCACGTTCGTCAATAGGTCTGCCTAAAACATCAAATACGCGGCCTAATGTTGCAGGACCAACAGGTACTTGTATGGGGCCGCCTGTATCGATTACAACCAAATCGCGGCTAACGCCAAAAATATTTTCAAGAGCAATACAGCGGACTACGCCGTCGCCCAACTGTTGAGCAACTTCTACGCTTGCTCTGCGCTCTGGGTTACCCTGTTGTGCAGGAATAATAACTTGTAATTCATTAAATATATCGGGTGAATGTTCACGGGGAAACTGTACGTCAATGATGGTGCCGCTTACACGTAAAATAGTACCTGTACTAGGTTCTTGAGCTGTTGCACCTGAAACTTGGAGGTTATCACTTTCTGGTGAAATCATAATTTTTACCTTTTTGCTTCTGCAGTAGCTTATTAAAAGATGTTTTTATAGCTTTCAGTATAAAATAAGATTGGGTTAGACACAAACGTTATCTTAATTTTGTATAAACGTCTTACAAGAGGTTTAGTTGACCATTTGCAAAAAAAGTTTACATTTATAAGCTTATAAGTATGCATCTAGTGTCTCAATTATTATTATTTTAAAAATAACAAACAACAGCTAAGTGGGGTTTATGATTAAAAAAACTGCGCTTATAGCGCTCTTAAGTACGAACTTGCTTAGTGTGAATATATCTTTTTCAATGGAAGAAGGTCTACAGGCAGCTCATGTGGCACAAGCACCTGAGCTAAAAAAAACTATCTCTCCAGAGAGAATGGCGCAACTATTGCAACGTGCACAACAAACAGTAGATAAAGCAGCTAAAGTTGATACTTCAGCTTTACTCGCTCGTGTTGAAAAAGCACGACAAGCTCGCGCTGCAGCTGAAAGTGCTGCTGTTAATGCACAAATAAAAAGTCAAAATACGTTGCTGACAAGCTTTAATCTTTTTAAGGCTCGCTTTTCTTCTGTTACTCAACCAGTTACTGTTACTACGCAACAGGAACAAGATGATGAGGGTAGTGAAACAAAACCAAAAGTAGTTACTAGTCTAAAAAGTATCATTTTGGGAAATAACCTTAGATTAGACTTGTCATCTAAAGCGCCCTTTATTCAAGATATTGGTTTTAATACTAAAGGTTCTAAAGCTGATACTGATCAAGATGCTAGTATTATTACACTTGGCGTCTATAAGCGCGATATTATAGAGGCTGGTTTAGCTGTTGCTCAAATAACAGCAGAAACCCTTTTTTATAAAAGAGTACAACAACGTATGATTTGCCACATTGTTGACTCTATAGAAAACGATACAGATAAGTTTCTTGAGCTTTTAGAGGCAACTCACAAAGGCCTTATACGTTGTGACAAATTATATAATGAAGCATCTTTTTTAAATAAAGTTAGTTATGCTCAGAGTCGCAACTCTATGCTTTCTTATTTACATACCTATGTTAAGAAAAATCATACCTATCAGTTGCCTCTCAATCCAATTAAGTCGAACATCTTTTTTGACTCTTTGGCTCTTATGGCAGCAACTAAAGGGCTTGAGAAATTGCCAGATAAGCTTATTGCTCCGTGCAATTTTACTACACCTCAAGTAAATACAGGCATACCGAATTTATTTGCATACCTTACAACTAATGCAAAAGGCGTTGGAGGTAATTTACAGCCTGACAACATTACTATACCTCAAATAAATACAGGCGTGCCAATACCTTATTTATTTCAAACAACCTACGCAAAAGATGCTGAAGGTAATTTGCAGCCTATATATTTTTGGCAAGCTCCTCCTTCGGCATTTTCTGTAATAAAAGGACTAGCTAATCCGCGCCTCTTAGTAAGTAAGGTTTTATCAGGAGCAA
This genomic interval carries:
- a CDS encoding DUF87 domain-containing protein — protein: MNKALPIGHIIAGSLTDGLMMRINGNAHLEGLKTGKFVSIYGDQSRFFSLITDLKLEVSHPDILLFPPTLQEPLLKQALATKDIYATATLRPMLMLTAHNIPAPVKTIPSHFSAVFEATAQEIALIFGDEKDPSKKYFTIGCPLDMEAPVCLNLEKLTERSNGIFGKTGTGKTFLTRLVLAGLIHNDKAVNLIFDMHSEYGLQARKEGNQESFVKGLKTLFPDKVVIFSLDPASTRRRGGNPDVELTIPYSALAVEDIISLDTELNLNPTAYEAAYLIAAKYKKNWLETFLSQGDRLKEFAQEVGAHPESIAALYRKLKTIERFPFIQSTLEHERHNDVIDRMIEYIDKGISIIIEFGNFTSTFCYLLIANIITRRIHTLYMRKTEQFLGSHKKADEPKKLMITIEEAHKFLNPQAARQTIFGTIAREMRKYYVSLLVVDQRPSGIDPEVLSQIGTKIIAQLNDEKDIQAVLNGVSNASQLRSVLATLETKKQAVIVGHAIAMPVVIQTREYDEKFYKAMMQEVHVKPLHELIHELF
- a CDS encoding F0F1 ATP synthase subunit epsilon, with product MKFTLISPTGSQVLEINWLEVETATGNFVIQPGHAPLIAPLAPNKEIQLSLEDGSTTIMTLAGGILEVNRDDITLLAYS
- the atpD gene encoding F0F1 ATP synthase subunit beta, with the translated sequence MISPESDNLQVSGATAQEPSTGTILRVSGTIIDVQFPREHSPDIFNELQVIIPAQQGNPERRASVEVAQQLGDGVVRCIALENIFGVSRDLVVIDTGGPIQVPVGPATLGRVFDVLGRPIDERGPVNNTLTMPIHREAPLFIEQRIENEIQETGIKVIDLMCPYLKGSKIGLFGGAGVGKTLLVTELIRNVAIEHKGVSVFTGVGERTREGNELWLDMQRFNVLDKAVLVFGQMGEMPGARLRVGLTGLTMAEYFRDSEKRDVLLFVDNIFRLVQAGSEVSAVLGRMPSAVGYQPTLASEMGAFQERITSTINGSITSIQAVYLPADDITDPAAATTFIHLDASTVLSRRLVELGIYPAVDPLESNSKGLDPHIVGQKHYTVARKVQSILQRYKELQDIIAILGIDELSEEDKQLVKRALRIQKFLTQPLHSAEFASGIPGRYVPKDKTVHDFERLVNGECDNLPEQAFYMVGTLEEAFSKAEKLTNEL